In a genomic window of uncultured Flavobacterium sp.:
- the yidD gene encoding membrane protein insertion efficiency factor YidD — protein MKVITPFVLLVRFYQTAISPFTPASCRFEPTCSSYMIEALQKHGLFYGGYLGTKRILSCHPWGRTGYDPVPEKKCSHKH, from the coding sequence ATGAAAGTAATTACTCCATTTGTTTTATTAGTGCGTTTCTATCAAACTGCAATTTCGCCATTTACACCGGCGTCATGCAGATTCGAACCAACATGTTCGAGCTATATGATTGAAGCCTTGCAAAAACATGGATTATTTTATGGAGGTTATTTGGGAACGAAACGCATTTTGAGTTGTCATCCTTGGGGAAGAACCGGTTATGATCCTGTTCCTGAAAAGAAATGTTCACACAAACATTAA
- a CDS encoding acyloxyacyl hydrolase, translating to MIRKLLFVIMFVLCVFEVSAQAKKGNFAIGFNYGIGSEFTNRNYTFTNQFYKLQLYYRLKETKHFQFEILVQPEVYFATHQLLNLYFVKPETPDYIHKREEYTKLKDIHEYVLNLGFLIRKPIGKIFSVYALGSIGPMITDTETERMTNGFAFADVFALGVSAQVNQFRFDLRPSVRHVSNAGLNSENAGYNTKNIEVGFVLSINKNAQ from the coding sequence ATGATTAGAAAATTACTATTTGTTATAATGTTTGTTCTTTGTGTATTCGAGGTTTCTGCGCAGGCTAAAAAAGGCAATTTTGCGATTGGTTTTAATTATGGCATTGGTAGTGAATTCACTAATAGAAATTACACTTTCACAAACCAATTTTATAAGCTTCAGTTATACTATCGATTAAAAGAAACGAAACATTTTCAGTTTGAAATATTAGTGCAGCCCGAAGTTTATTTTGCAACACACCAATTGCTTAATCTTTATTTTGTAAAACCTGAAACACCAGATTATATTCATAAAAGAGAAGAATATACAAAGTTGAAAGATATTCATGAATATGTTTTAAATCTGGGTTTTTTAATTAGAAAGCCAATTGGCAAAATATTTTCGGTTTATGCTTTAGGAAGTATTGGGCCAATGATTACGGATACTGAAACAGAACGTATGACTAATGGTTTTGCTTTTGCCGATGTTTTTGCACTTGGAGTTTCGGCGCAGGTAAATCAATTTAGGTTTGATCTCCGTCCAAGTGTACGGCATGTTTCTAATGCGGGATTAAATAGTGAAAATGCAGGTTATAATACCAAAAATATTGAAGTTGGTTTCGTATTGTCTATAAATAAAAACGCCCAATAG
- the cysS gene encoding cysteine--tRNA ligase yields MPLYTTQPLKIYNSLSGEKENFNPIHEGNVGMYVCGPTVYSNVHLGNVRTFMSFDVIFRYFLHLDYKVRYVRNITDVGHIVDDVDEGEDKIAKKARLEQLEPMEVVQRYTVDFHDILKSFNFLPPSIEPTATGHIIEQIEIIKKIIDKGIGYVANGSVYFDVVKYNETNNYGILSGRNIDDMLANTRDLDGQSDKRNPQDFALWKKAEPQHIMRWPSPWSDGFPGWHLECTAMSTKYLGNHFDIHGGGMDLKFPHHECEIAQNEACTGQSPVNYWMHANMLTLNGKKMAKSTGNNILPGEILSGDNNILSKAFSASVTRFFMLQAHYRSILDFSDDAIVAAEKGYKRLMEAVDALPSISASATSSLDIASWKQLCYDAMNDDFNTPILIAQLFEAVRYVNLLKEGKETISAEDLKTFTEAINAFVFDVLGLSDEKAADSNNDKLEGVVNMLIGMRNQARADKNFALSDQIRDQLIALGIQLKDGKEGTSFSI; encoded by the coding sequence ATGCCTTTATATACAACACAGCCGCTAAAAATATACAATTCACTTTCGGGTGAAAAAGAAAATTTCAATCCTATTCATGAGGGAAATGTTGGAATGTATGTTTGTGGACCTACAGTTTATAGCAATGTGCACTTGGGAAATGTGAGAACATTTATGTCCTTTGATGTGATATTCAGGTATTTTTTACACCTTGATTATAAAGTTCGTTATGTTCGAAATATTACCGATGTTGGTCATATTGTAGACGACGTTGATGAAGGCGAAGATAAAATTGCCAAAAAAGCACGTTTGGAACAACTTGAACCTATGGAAGTTGTGCAACGCTATACGGTAGATTTTCATGACATTTTGAAATCATTTAATTTTTTACCGCCAAGTATTGAGCCAACTGCTACAGGACATATTATTGAGCAAATCGAAATCATCAAAAAAATTATCGACAAAGGAATTGGTTATGTAGCCAACGGATCTGTTTATTTTGATGTTGTAAAATATAACGAAACCAATAATTACGGGATTTTAAGCGGTCGAAACATAGATGATATGTTAGCCAATACTCGTGATCTTGATGGACAATCTGACAAAAGAAATCCTCAGGATTTTGCACTTTGGAAAAAAGCAGAACCACAACACATCATGAGATGGCCTTCGCCTTGGAGCGATGGTTTTCCGGGTTGGCATCTTGAATGTACTGCTATGAGCACCAAATATCTTGGAAATCATTTTGATATTCACGGAGGCGGAATGGATTTAAAATTCCCTCACCACGAATGTGAAATTGCTCAAAACGAAGCTTGTACAGGTCAATCTCCGGTAAATTATTGGATGCATGCTAATATGCTTACTTTAAACGGTAAAAAAATGGCAAAATCTACTGGAAATAATATTTTACCAGGTGAGATTTTAAGCGGAGACAACAATATATTAAGCAAAGCATTTTCGGCTTCAGTAACACGTTTCTTTATGCTACAAGCGCATTACCGAAGTATTTTAGATTTTTCTGATGATGCAATTGTTGCTGCCGAAAAAGGTTATAAAAGATTAATGGAAGCTGTTGATGCTTTACCAAGTATTTCAGCAAGCGCAACCAGTTCTTTAGATATTGCATCTTGGAAACAATTGTGCTACGATGCCATGAATGACGATTTTAATACACCAATTTTAATCGCGCAATTATTCGAGGCTGTTCGTTATGTCAATTTATTAAAAGAAGGAAAAGAAACTATCTCTGCAGAAGATCTAAAAACTTTCACAGAAGCAATCAATGCTTTTGTTTTTGATGTTTTAGGTTTAAGCGATGAGAAAGCCGCTGATAGCAATAATGACAAATTAGAAGGTGTAGTAAACATGCTTATCGGAATGAGAAATCAAGCCAGAGCAGATAAAAACTTTGCACTTTCTGACCAAATTCGCGATCAGTTAATTGCCTTAGGTATTCAGTTAAAAGACGGAAAAGAAGGCACAAGCTTTTCTATATAA
- a CDS encoding gliding motility-associated C-terminal domain-containing protein: protein MIKNYNNFLQIFLLLVFISIFPSTIYSQCAGDDSAFSVCDLPNNANKTINLFAKLNGTPVSGGVWKDVNGSGGLNPATGILDAQTIRRSGVYHYTYTVTGVAGCTDNSAEIEVTIGGYSGVTSPNVTVCSAMKSYNLFNAFSGLTLGPQSNGQWRNDGTGELVGSTFDVEDLEGNFQFTYTMAAVGTCPEMSSTAVVSVKKAPKSGKPDVLFLCASDGLSGYTNYDLNDLLTEEDNDGTWTDLGNTGELTSALDHFVDLQAIYNKFGEGDYYFTYRVLSKNTICANAETTVRIRLEKKLDFTGAVVQVNSDICETEIATAKYSVTITRGNEVIPNGSYYVIFDVSGLDGKRELIKSNFVNGVLIFPISSDYFRRVGRYTVSIVDIFAELSVKACRNIIGNLSDELVIYQNPDLTDSNITPTTVCQNDDATLQITDAIKLDNGEYDIVYNISGANNVSSQIARVTFTGGIANDFVIPSIFNQKSGTSIVTITAITNVISQCVSSANLKGNILINPLPDASNLKLKVDDVCFGADVLTTVSGLGTLTDVTLSYTLSGANTATVQTVVLTTTNGNASFVIPANLLVNTGATTISAVKLTNNITTCSIDVSGVADPFSLKPIPVAPTATNQEFCKVDNATIASLEPKGAQYSWYNSATATTPLASTYLLKDENYYIRETTLNCISEPTMITVTINDPAAPVLIGTPEFCGLDNPMISDLSNKTDSPSTVVWYDAPNNGNLLPPSTPLVDKRTYYGFDLTADTKCLSVQNIPVTVSLIDCDSPQYPFFIPDGFSPNGDGVNDTFTIPDIDFLYPNYRLEIFNRYGNGMYKGFKNKPAWDGINYEQSGIGGGIAPNGVYFYILYFNKDNKPPQQGRLYLNR, encoded by the coding sequence ATGATCAAAAACTACAATAATTTCTTACAAATATTTTTGTTATTAGTTTTTATATCAATTTTTCCTTCTACGATTTATTCACAATGTGCAGGCGATGATAGTGCATTTTCAGTTTGTGATTTGCCAAATAACGCCAATAAAACAATAAATTTATTTGCAAAATTAAATGGAACACCGGTTTCTGGCGGAGTGTGGAAAGATGTTAATGGTTCAGGTGGTTTAAATCCAGCCACAGGTATTTTAGATGCACAAACTATTCGCAGAAGCGGCGTTTATCATTATACTTATACCGTTACAGGAGTTGCTGGTTGCACAGATAATTCAGCTGAAATTGAAGTTACTATCGGAGGATATTCAGGCGTTACTTCTCCAAATGTAACCGTTTGTAGCGCAATGAAAAGTTATAATCTTTTTAATGCCTTTAGCGGACTTACGCTAGGACCACAATCTAACGGTCAATGGCGCAACGATGGTACAGGTGAATTGGTAGGATCTACATTTGATGTTGAAGATTTAGAAGGCAATTTTCAATTTACCTATACTATGGCTGCTGTTGGTACTTGTCCGGAAATGTCTTCAACCGCAGTGGTTTCTGTAAAAAAAGCTCCAAAATCAGGAAAGCCAGATGTTTTGTTTTTGTGTGCAAGTGATGGTTTATCGGGTTACACAAACTATGATTTGAATGATTTATTAACAGAAGAAGACAATGATGGTACTTGGACTGATCTGGGTAATACAGGAGAGTTAACTTCTGCTCTGGATCATTTTGTTGATTTACAGGCTATATATAATAAATTTGGCGAAGGAGATTATTATTTTACCTACAGAGTTCTTTCTAAAAACACAATTTGTGCGAACGCAGAAACGACTGTGCGAATTCGTCTTGAAAAGAAGTTGGATTTTACCGGAGCAGTAGTTCAGGTTAATTCAGATATTTGTGAAACTGAAATTGCAACTGCAAAATATTCCGTGACTATTACAAGAGGAAACGAAGTAATTCCAAATGGAAGTTATTATGTAATATTTGATGTTTCCGGACTAGATGGCAAGAGAGAATTGATAAAATCAAACTTTGTAAATGGAGTATTGATATTTCCTATAAGTTCAGATTATTTTAGACGAGTTGGGCGTTATACGGTCAGTATTGTAGATATATTTGCAGAACTTAGTGTGAAAGCCTGTAGGAATATTATAGGTAATTTATCTGATGAATTGGTTATTTATCAAAATCCTGATTTAACAGATTCTAATATAACTCCCACAACTGTTTGTCAGAATGATGATGCGACGCTTCAAATCACAGACGCTATTAAACTTGATAATGGTGAGTATGATATTGTTTATAATATTTCAGGAGCAAATAATGTATCATCACAAATTGCAAGAGTAACTTTTACCGGAGGTATCGCAAATGATTTTGTTATTCCCAGTATATTCAATCAAAAAAGCGGAACTTCAATAGTTACTATTACTGCTATTACCAATGTAATTTCGCAATGTGTTAGTAGTGCGAATTTAAAAGGAAATATTTTAATAAATCCGTTACCCGATGCTTCAAATTTGAAACTGAAAGTTGATGATGTTTGCTTTGGCGCCGATGTTTTAACTACAGTTTCTGGTTTAGGAACTTTAACTGATGTTACATTATCATATACACTTTCAGGAGCTAACACCGCTACTGTACAAACCGTAGTATTGACCACCACAAATGGGAATGCAAGTTTTGTGATTCCTGCCAATTTGCTCGTAAATACTGGAGCGACAACAATTTCTGCCGTAAAATTGACTAATAATATAACGACTTGTAGTATTGATGTAAGCGGTGTAGCAGATCCTTTTTCTCTAAAACCTATTCCGGTTGCACCAACAGCTACAAATCAGGAATTTTGTAAAGTTGATAACGCCACAATTGCCAGTTTAGAACCAAAAGGAGCGCAATATTCCTGGTATAATTCAGCAACAGCAACAACTCCTCTTGCAAGTACTTATTTATTAAAAGATGAAAATTATTATATCAGAGAAACTACATTAAACTGTATCTCTGAACCTACAATGATAACCGTTACAATAAATGATCCTGCTGCGCCTGTATTAATCGGTACTCCGGAATTTTGCGGATTAGACAATCCTATGATTTCAGATTTATCTAATAAAACAGATTCACCTTCGACAGTGGTTTGGTACGATGCGCCAAATAATGGAAACTTATTGCCTCCATCAACACCTTTAGTTGATAAACGTACCTATTATGGATTTGATTTAACTGCAGATACAAAATGCTTATCTGTACAAAATATTCCCGTAACAGTATCATTAATTGATTGTGATTCTCCTCAATATCCGTTTTTTATTCCAGATGGATTTTCTCCAAACGGAGACGGAGTTAACGACACTTTTACCATTCCGGATATCGACTTTTTATATCCAAATTATAGACTAGAAATTTTTAATAGATATGGAAATGGAATGTATAAAGGCTTTAAAAATAAGCCGGCGTGGGACGGAATAAACTATGAACAAAGTGGAATTGGCGGCGGAATAGCACCAAACGGAGTATATTTTTACATTCTCTATTTTAATAAAGACAATAAACCTCCTCAACAAGGGCGTCTTTATTTAAATCGATAA
- a CDS encoding pyridoxal phosphate-dependent aminotransferase yields the protein MPTISLKGRNMPESPIRKLAPYADLAKQKGHKVYHLNIGQPDIKTPEVAIEAVKNIDLTLIEYSPSAGYESYRKKLAKFYQRQNVNVNSEDIIITTGGSEALLFALATITDPGDEIIIPEPFYANYHAFASSTSATVIPVISTIESAFALPSIETVEKLITPKTKAILICNPGNPTGYLYSEAEIKQLAGLIKKHDLYLIADEVYREFLYDGDDVHYSVMNLEDVQQNVIMVDSVSKRYSMCGARIGCLVTKNKDVLATVMKFAQARLSPPTIEQIACEAAIDTPQSYFDEVISEYKERRDTLITELNKIEGVIVTKPKGAFYCIAQLPIDNSEDFAQWLLESYDLNGETVMVAPAAGFYSTPGMGLNQVRIAYVLNKKDLITAVNILKEALLVYNKK from the coding sequence ATGCCAACAATTTCACTCAAAGGCAGAAACATGCCCGAATCACCGATACGTAAACTTGCTCCTTATGCAGATCTTGCAAAACAAAAAGGACATAAAGTGTATCACTTAAACATTGGTCAACCGGATATCAAGACACCCGAAGTGGCCATCGAGGCGGTAAAAAATATTGATTTAACTCTTATAGAATACAGTCCGTCTGCCGGATATGAAAGTTATAGAAAAAAATTAGCTAAATTTTACCAACGCCAAAATGTAAATGTAAACTCAGAAGACATCATTATTACGACTGGTGGCTCTGAAGCCTTATTGTTTGCACTGGCCACAATTACAGATCCGGGAGATGAAATTATTATTCCTGAGCCTTTTTATGCTAATTATCATGCATTTGCGTCATCAACCAGCGCAACAGTAATTCCTGTGATTTCGACGATCGAAAGTGCTTTTGCTTTGCCGAGTATTGAAACTGTCGAAAAACTGATTACGCCTAAAACTAAAGCTATTTTAATTTGCAATCCTGGTAATCCAACAGGTTATTTATATTCAGAAGCAGAAATAAAACAACTTGCCGGCTTAATTAAAAAGCACGACTTATATTTAATTGCTGACGAAGTTTACCGTGAGTTTTTGTACGATGGAGATGATGTTCATTATTCTGTAATGAATCTTGAAGATGTACAGCAAAATGTAATCATGGTCGATTCTGTTTCAAAACGTTACAGTATGTGCGGAGCAAGAATTGGTTGTTTGGTAACTAAAAATAAAGATGTTTTGGCAACTGTAATGAAATTTGCCCAAGCACGTTTAAGTCCTCCAACAATTGAGCAAATCGCTTGTGAAGCTGCAATCGATACGCCACAGAGTTATTTTGACGAAGTAATTTCAGAATACAAAGAACGTCGCGATACTTTAATTACCGAATTAAACAAAATTGAAGGCGTTATAGTAACCAAACCAAAAGGTGCTTTTTATTGTATTGCTCAATTACCAATTGACAATTCAGAAGATTTTGCACAATGGCTTTTAGAAAGTTATGATCTTAACGGAGAAACTGTAATGGTTGCTCCTGCTGCAGGTTTTTATTCTACGCCGGGAATGGGACTTAATCAGGTAAGAATTGCTTATGTTTTGAATAAGAAAGATTTAATTACCGCTGTAAATATTCTAAAAGAAGCACTTTTGGTCTACAACAAAAAATAA
- the lgt gene encoding prolipoprotein diacylglyceryl transferase, with protein sequence MKHALNIVWNPSEGIDLGFFMIRYYSLMFVIAFGLGWFIMKKIFERENESIEKLDSLFVWTVLATLIGARLGHVFFYDWEYFRNHLLEIFLPVKFEPKFEFTGFQGLASHGAAIAIIIAMYYYSKKILKRPLLWILDRVVIPVASGAIFVRLGNFFNSEIIGHETKSAFGIRFLHDTFSKAEAVEKTQIANPKDAYTAIATDPKFADLLAQVPAKHPTQLYEGICYIFVFATLYFLYWKTNARLKSGYLFGLFLVLLFAVRFVVEFVKESQGGIEEELGIFSTGQWLSIPFIIIGLFFIIRAQRNPLAES encoded by the coding sequence ATGAAACACGCCTTAAACATCGTTTGGAATCCTTCAGAAGGAATCGATTTAGGATTTTTTATGATTCGTTATTACAGCTTAATGTTCGTAATTGCTTTTGGTTTAGGATGGTTCATAATGAAAAAAATCTTTGAACGCGAGAACGAATCAATAGAAAAATTAGATTCTCTATTTGTTTGGACTGTTTTAGCAACTTTAATTGGCGCTCGTTTAGGACATGTTTTCTTTTATGATTGGGAATATTTCAGAAATCATTTATTAGAGATCTTTTTACCGGTAAAATTCGAACCTAAATTTGAATTCACAGGTTTTCAAGGTTTAGCAAGTCATGGTGCTGCAATTGCGATTATTATTGCAATGTATTATTATAGCAAAAAAATCTTAAAACGTCCATTATTATGGATTTTAGACCGTGTTGTTATTCCGGTAGCGAGTGGCGCTATTTTTGTTCGTTTAGGGAATTTTTTCAATTCAGAAATCATTGGACACGAAACTAAATCTGCATTCGGAATTCGTTTTTTGCACGATACATTTAGCAAAGCCGAAGCTGTAGAAAAAACTCAAATCGCTAATCCAAAAGATGCTTATACTGCAATTGCAACAGATCCTAAATTTGCTGATTTATTAGCTCAGGTTCCTGCAAAACATCCAACACAATTGTACGAAGGAATTTGCTACATATTTGTATTTGCAACCTTGTACTTCTTATACTGGAAAACAAATGCAAGACTTAAATCAGGATATTTATTTGGATTGTTTTTAGTTCTATTATTCGCAGTACGTTTCGTTGTGGAATTTGTAAAAGAAAGTCAAGGCGGAATCGAAGAAGAATTAGGCATTTTCTCAACAGGACAATGGTTAAGTATTCCGTTTATCATTATCGGACTTTTCTTCATTATCAGAGCACAAAGAAATCCTTTAGCAGAATCTTAA
- a CDS encoding PDZ domain-containing protein: MRKYFMLFFGLLASFLGNAQGDFLIQNNSKKVTIPFQLINNLIFIPIKVNGVELNFLLDSGVEETILFSMEEKQEVRFNNVEKIKLRGLGSEQEIEGLKSTNNTFETHGLRSNNHMVFIILDQSFNLSSHIGIPVNGIIGYKFFKNNLIEINYQKKKIIVHLNNEEVKKKFEKKFKVIPITIEKSKPYIYTTATVNDVEIPAKLLIDIGNSDAFWVFENKKIKLPKKNFPDFLGKGFSGDIEGHRAKIDEFSIDEFKFKKPIVSFPDSLSIRNVKMVPDRIGSVGGEVLKRFRIVLDYADRKIYLKKNGKFSEPFTYNKSGIVLQHNGLQWVQETVHMETIQVVTSTNDLDSGQKKNGDFIYKFLLKPVYEIVNIRKESPAEKCGLQRGDIVVSINGVKPYKYTLQQINNLLKSEDDTWINLEVERNSLLLKFRFRLEDEL; encoded by the coding sequence ATGAGAAAATATTTTATGTTGTTTTTTGGGCTTTTGGCATCTTTCTTAGGAAATGCTCAAGGTGATTTTTTGATTCAAAACAATAGTAAGAAGGTTACTATTCCTTTTCAGTTGATTAATAATCTCATTTTTATTCCGATAAAAGTAAATGGAGTTGAGTTGAACTTCTTACTGGATTCCGGCGTAGAAGAAACAATCTTGTTTAGTATGGAAGAAAAACAAGAAGTACGTTTTAATAATGTAGAAAAAATAAAACTGAGAGGATTAGGAAGCGAACAAGAAATCGAAGGGCTAAAATCAACAAATAATACTTTTGAAACACATGGTTTAAGATCTAATAATCATATGGTTTTTATTATTTTAGATCAGAGTTTTAATTTGTCATCACATATTGGGATTCCCGTAAATGGAATTATAGGATATAAATTTTTTAAAAATAATTTAATAGAAATCAACTATCAAAAGAAGAAAATTATCGTTCATTTAAACAATGAAGAAGTAAAGAAAAAATTCGAGAAAAAATTTAAAGTAATACCAATAACCATAGAGAAGTCTAAACCTTATATCTATACAACAGCAACGGTTAATGATGTCGAAATTCCTGCAAAACTTCTAATCGATATTGGAAACAGTGATGCTTTTTGGGTTTTCGAAAACAAAAAAATTAAATTGCCTAAAAAGAACTTTCCTGATTTTTTAGGAAAAGGATTTAGTGGAGATATTGAAGGACATCGCGCTAAAATTGATGAGTTTTCTATCGATGAGTTTAAATTTAAAAAACCAATTGTTTCCTTTCCGGATTCCTTATCTATTCGTAATGTTAAAATGGTTCCGGATCGAATTGGTTCAGTAGGAGGAGAAGTTTTAAAACGTTTCAGAATTGTTTTAGACTACGCCGACAGAAAAATATATCTTAAGAAAAATGGTAAATTTTCGGAACCATTTACGTATAATAAAAGTGGTATTGTGCTTCAGCATAACGGTTTGCAGTGGGTTCAGGAGACAGTTCATATGGAAACGATACAAGTTGTTACATCGACAAATGATTTGGATTCAGGCCAAAAGAAAAACGGAGATTTCATCTATAAATTTTTATTAAAACCTGTTTACGAAATAGTAAATATTAGGAAAGAATCTCCTGCCGAAAAATGCGGGTTGCAAAGAGGAGATATTGTTGTTAGCATTAATGGTGTCAAACCTTATAAATACACCTTACAACAGATAAATAATCTATTAAAATCTGAAGATGATACCTGGATAAATCTGGAGGTTGAAAGGAATAGTTTATTGCTAAAATTCAGATTTAGATTAGAAGATGAATTGTAG
- a CDS encoding type IX secretion system membrane protein PorP/SprF, translating to MKKIILYITFFLSITSVSAQQDPEYTHYMYNMSVVNPAYATGIPSMMNFGALYRTQWVGAVGAPKTFTFFGHTAISEKVEAGISFISDDIGDGAKKENNVYADFAYVLDLGGKNKLSLGLKAGISSMQTNFNGFRFNDPAVDMAFAENINTTKPNIGVGAYYFRDNLYVGLSVPNLLKSKYIEKKSGVNAFGSDNIHTFLTAGYVFQLDDMWKLKPAFMTKIVKGAPLSIDLTANVLYNNKFEFGAAYRIDDSVSALFNFNVTPTLRVGYAYDYTLTNFGQFNSGTHEIMLLFDLDLLGKGFDKSPRFF from the coding sequence ATGAAAAAAATAATACTCTATATAACTTTCTTTCTCTCAATAACATCCGTTTCTGCACAGCAAGATCCGGAATACACACATTACATGTATAATATGAGTGTGGTGAATCCTGCTTATGCAACAGGAATTCCTTCTATGATGAATTTTGGAGCCTTGTACAGAACACAATGGGTTGGTGCAGTTGGAGCGCCAAAAACATTTACCTTTTTTGGTCACACCGCAATTTCAGAGAAAGTCGAAGCCGGAATCTCATTTATATCAGATGATATTGGAGATGGCGCTAAAAAAGAAAACAATGTTTACGCTGATTTTGCATATGTTCTGGATTTAGGCGGAAAAAACAAACTTTCACTAGGATTAAAAGCAGGAATATCATCAATGCAAACCAATTTTAACGGTTTTCGCTTTAATGATCCAGCAGTAGATATGGCTTTCGCCGAAAATATAAATACAACTAAACCTAATATTGGAGTTGGAGCTTATTATTTTAGAGATAACCTGTATGTTGGTCTTTCTGTACCTAATTTATTGAAATCAAAATATATCGAAAAAAAATCCGGAGTAAATGCTTTTGGATCTGATAACATTCATACTTTCTTAACCGCAGGATATGTTTTTCAGCTTGATGATATGTGGAAATTGAAACCCGCATTCATGACAAAAATTGTAAAAGGAGCGCCACTTTCAATAGATCTGACAGCCAATGTTTTATACAATAATAAATTTGAATTTGGTGCAGCTTATAGAATTGACGATTCAGTAAGTGCTTTGTTTAATTTTAATGTAACACCTACTTTAAGAGTGGGTTATGCGTATGATTATACACTTACAAATTTTGGACAGTTTAATTCGGGGACACATGAAATCATGCTGCTTTTTGATTTAGACCTATTAGGAAAAGGATTTGACAAATCACCTAGATTCTTTTAA
- a CDS encoding four helix bundle protein, which translates to MYTFSFEKLEVWQNSRMFILDIYKLTSKFPTNELFGLTSQIKRSSASIATNIAEGTSRNTNKDKAHFLTISYSSAMETLNHLIISKDLNYISDVDYTQSREKIEKICNQINSLKKYYLSKE; encoded by the coding sequence ATGTATACTTTTTCGTTTGAAAAGCTAGAGGTTTGGCAAAACTCAAGAATGTTTATTTTGGATATTTATAAATTAACTAGTAAATTTCCAACAAATGAATTGTTCGGACTAACTTCTCAAATAAAAAGAAGTTCTGCTTCAATTGCTACAAATATTGCAGAGGGAACTTCGAGAAATACGAATAAAGATAAAGCTCATTTTTTAACGATTTCGTATTCATCAGCAATGGAAACTTTAAATCATTTGATTATTTCAAAAGATTTAAATTATATATCTGATGTTGATTATACTCAATCTCGTGAGAAAATTGAAAAAATTTGTAATCAGATAAATAGTCTAAAAAAATACTATCTTTCAAAAGAATAA
- the folE gene encoding GTP cyclohydrolase I FolE, with protein sequence MINNEDFLDEIGDNHFSSNAKNPVRQDAFDLSDDEKIEKIKKDVENILQTLGMDLTDDSIKGTPNRVAKMFVKEIFGGLNPSKQPKASTFDNNYKYGEMLVEKNITVYSTCEHHLLPIIGRAHVAYISSGRVIGLSKMNRIVEYYAKRPQVQERLTMQIVQELQKALGTEDVACIIDAKHLCVNSRGIKDIESSTVTSEFGGKFKDPQTKRELLDYIKLDTQF encoded by the coding sequence ATGATAAATAACGAAGATTTTTTAGACGAAATAGGAGACAATCATTTCAGCAGCAACGCAAAAAACCCTGTAAGACAGGATGCTTTTGACTTAAGTGATGACGAAAAAATAGAAAAAATAAAAAAAGATGTTGAAAACATTCTCCAAACACTTGGAATGGATTTGACAGATGATAGCATAAAAGGCACTCCAAACCGAGTAGCCAAAATGTTTGTAAAGGAGATTTTTGGTGGTTTAAACCCTTCAAAACAACCAAAAGCTTCAACTTTTGATAATAACTACAAATATGGTGAAATGTTGGTAGAGAAAAACATTACTGTTTATTCTACTTGCGAACACCATTTACTGCCAATTATTGGTAGAGCTCACGTTGCTTATATTTCTAGCGGAAGAGTTATTGGTTTATCTAAAATGAACCGAATTGTAGAATATTATGCTAAAAGACCTCAGGTTCAAGAGCGTTTAACAATGCAGATTGTTCAGGAATTACAAAAAGCTTTAGGTACTGAAGATGTTGCTTGTATTATTGATGCAAAACACCTTTGCGTAAATTCAAGAGGAATCAAAGATATCGAAAGCAGTACTGTAACATCTGAATTTGGTGGTAAATTTAAAGATCCTCAAACTAAAAGAGAGCTTTTAGATTACATTAAATTAGATACGCAATTTTAG